A window from Aliamphritea hakodatensis encodes these proteins:
- a CDS encoding DeoR/GlpR family transcriptional regulator: MNQSQRHAEILKLVQHKGFVSIDELVTHFKVTPQTIRRDLNQLADEKKLLRHHGGAGGESSTVNASYQSRKIMNLEAKERIARELVKLIPDGASLFINIGTTTETIARALLNHRDLKVVTNNIHVATILATKEDFTVIIAAGEVRHRDGGIVGEATSDFISQFHMDFCIIGISGISMNGSLLDFDYREVRVAQAMIDHSRSVILAVDNSKFGRSAMVKQGSITQVDHLYTDMQPPQVISEILDEHEIHLQIA; encoded by the coding sequence GCGCCATGCGGAAATACTAAAATTAGTGCAGCACAAAGGGTTTGTCAGTATTGATGAACTGGTGACGCACTTTAAAGTAACTCCGCAGACGATCCGCCGCGACCTAAACCAACTGGCTGATGAAAAGAAACTGCTGCGCCACCACGGCGGTGCCGGCGGTGAATCCAGCACGGTAAATGCTTCTTACCAGTCCCGTAAGATCATGAATCTGGAAGCAAAAGAACGCATCGCCCGGGAGCTGGTCAAGCTGATTCCCGATGGCGCGTCTCTGTTTATCAATATCGGTACCACCACTGAAACCATCGCCCGGGCCCTGCTTAACCATCGGGATCTGAAGGTTGTTACCAACAACATTCACGTAGCCACTATTCTGGCCACCAAGGAAGACTTCACCGTGATCATTGCCGCCGGTGAAGTACGCCACCGGGACGGCGGTATCGTGGGTGAGGCCACCAGCGATTTCATCAGCCAGTTCCATATGGATTTCTGTATCATCGGCATCAGCGGCATCAGCATGAACGGTTCACTGTTGGACTTCGACTACCGGGAAGTGCGTGTCGCACAGGCGATGATCGATCATTCCCGCAGTGTGATTCTGGCGGTAGATAATTCCAAGTTTGGCCGCAGCGCCATGGTGAAACAGGGTTCAATTACCCAGGTGGATCATCTTTATACGGATATGCAGCCGCCGCAGGTGATCAGCGAAATTCTCGACGAACACGAAATCCATCTGCAGATTGCCTGA
- the glpD gene encoding glycerol-3-phosphate dehydrogenase, giving the protein MAKQHQVYDLFVVGGGINGVGIAADAAGRGLSVYLCEMNDLASATSSNSSKLIHGGLRYLEYYEFRLVKEALAEREVLLKNAPHIMWPLRFRLPHRPHLRPAWMIRAGLFLYDHLAKRVTLPASKGIKFDPSGPLKSHITKGFEYSDGWVDDARLVVLNAQLAEEQGAKIKTRTRCVAAARNGDIWEISVENILTGKTKIIRSKALVNAAGPWVSSLFADTMDIPSPKKIRLVKGSHIIVPRIHDEAQAYILQNEDGRIVFVIPYEEQFSLIGTTDEEYQGDPSAVAISQAEIDYLIDISNQHFNTQINRTQVVRTYSGVRPLLDDDAENAQAVTRDYTFEVDAPLNQATLLSVFGGKITTYRKLAEAAVDKLCEYFPQAGPQWTADAALPGGDFTSQPQLLDQLQRQYPWLPPHTAQRYVRSYGTRSHKLLQHIDSLERMGQDFGAGLYACEVEYLLKHEWAVSLEDILWRRTKLGLFLNAAQVSALQEYLNRYFNFKNLDAAS; this is encoded by the coding sequence ATGGCTAAACAGCACCAGGTATATGACCTGTTTGTCGTCGGTGGCGGCATTAACGGGGTAGGCATTGCTGCCGACGCTGCAGGCCGGGGGCTTAGCGTATACCTGTGTGAAATGAATGATCTGGCTTCGGCAACATCGTCCAACAGCAGCAAGCTGATTCACGGTGGCCTTCGCTACCTGGAATACTACGAATTCCGGCTGGTGAAAGAAGCACTGGCTGAGCGGGAAGTACTGCTGAAAAACGCGCCACACATTATGTGGCCACTGCGTTTCCGTTTACCGCACAGGCCACACCTGCGCCCTGCGTGGATGATCCGTGCCGGCCTGTTCCTGTACGATCATCTGGCAAAGCGGGTAACCCTGCCGGCGTCCAAAGGCATTAAGTTTGATCCTTCCGGCCCGCTGAAAAGCCACATCACCAAAGGCTTTGAATACTCCGACGGCTGGGTGGATGACGCCCGCCTGGTGGTGCTGAACGCCCAACTGGCAGAAGAGCAAGGCGCTAAAATCAAAACCCGTACCCGCTGCGTGGCTGCCGCCCGCAATGGCGATATCTGGGAAATCAGCGTCGAGAATATACTCACCGGGAAAACCAAAATTATCCGCAGTAAGGCACTGGTGAATGCTGCCGGCCCGTGGGTGTCCAGCCTGTTTGCCGATACCATGGACATACCTTCACCTAAGAAAATCCGTCTGGTAAAAGGCAGCCATATTATTGTGCCGCGCATTCACGACGAAGCGCAGGCTTACATTCTGCAGAATGAAGACGGTCGGATTGTCTTTGTGATTCCTTACGAAGAGCAGTTCTCGCTGATTGGCACCACCGATGAAGAATATCAGGGTGATCCCTCTGCGGTGGCCATCAGTCAGGCTGAAATTGATTACCTGATTGATATCAGCAACCAGCATTTCAACACCCAGATCAATCGCACCCAAGTGGTTCGCACCTATTCCGGTGTTCGCCCCCTGCTGGATGACGACGCTGAAAACGCGCAGGCAGTTACCCGGGACTATACCTTTGAAGTGGATGCCCCGCTCAATCAGGCAACTCTGTTGTCAGTGTTCGGTGGCAAGATCACCACCTACCGGAAGCTGGCGGAGGCGGCGGTCGATAAACTGTGTGAATATTTCCCGCAGGCCGGCCCGCAATGGACTGCCGATGCAGCCCTGCCCGGCGGCGACTTCACCAGCCAGCCGCAGTTACTGGATCAGCTGCAGCGCCAATACCCATGGTTACCCCCACATACTGCGCAGCGCTATGTCCGCAGCTACGGCACCCGCAGCCATAAACTGCTGCAGCACATCGACAGCCTTGAACGCATGGGTCAGGACTTCGGTGCCGGCCTCTACGCCTGTGAAGTGGAATATCTGCTCAAACATGAGTGGGCCGTCAGCCTTGAAGATATCCTCTGGCGCAGAACCAAGCTGGGTCTGTTCCTGAATGCAGCACAGGTATCTGCCCTGCAGGAATACCTGAACCGCTATTTCAATTTTAAAAACCTCGACGCCGCTTCTTAA
- the gap gene encoding type I glyceraldehyde-3-phosphate dehydrogenase: protein MAIRVAINGFGRIGRNILRALYESGYRDQIQIVAINDLGDAAINAHLLSYDSVHGRFNAEVSVDNNALLVNGDAIRIYAERDPAKLPWEAHQVDVVYECTGLFTSRDKAAAHLSAGAKKVIISAPAAGVDATVVHGINHHLLNNEQQIISNASCTTNCLAPVAKSLNDSIGIESGLMTTIHAYTNDQKLSDVYHTDPYRARAATQSMIPTKTGAAAAVGLVLPELNGKLDGMAVRVPTINVSLVDLSFIAERETSAEEVNQIITDAAAGPLGKVLQVNTLPLVSIDFNHNPASSIFDATQTRVNGRLVKVMAWYDNEWGFSNRMLDNTLVWNL from the coding sequence ATGGCAATACGTGTAGCAATTAACGGCTTTGGCCGCATCGGCCGGAATATTTTACGGGCACTGTATGAGTCCGGTTACCGTGATCAGATTCAGATCGTCGCGATCAATGATCTGGGAGATGCCGCCATCAATGCTCACCTGCTTAGCTACGACTCTGTGCACGGCCGCTTTAATGCTGAGGTCAGCGTCGATAACAATGCCTTGCTGGTCAACGGTGATGCTATCCGCATTTATGCAGAACGTGACCCGGCCAAGCTGCCCTGGGAAGCCCATCAGGTCGATGTGGTATACGAATGCACCGGGCTGTTTACCAGCCGTGACAAAGCCGCCGCCCACCTGAGCGCAGGGGCGAAGAAAGTGATTATCTCAGCACCGGCCGCCGGGGTGGATGCTACCGTTGTGCACGGCATTAACCATCACCTGCTGAACAACGAACAGCAGATTATTTCCAACGCTTCGTGCACCACCAATTGCCTGGCACCGGTGGCTAAATCCCTGAATGACAGCATTGGCATTGAAAGCGGCCTGATGACCACCATTCACGCCTACACCAATGACCAGAAACTCAGCGACGTGTATCACACCGATCCTTACCGGGCCCGGGCGGCCACCCAGTCGATGATCCCGACCAAGACCGGCGCGGCTGCGGCGGTAGGCCTGGTACTGCCGGAACTGAATGGCAAGCTGGACGGCATGGCCGTCCGGGTACCGACCATTAACGTATCACTGGTGGATCTGAGCTTCATTGCGGAACGGGAAACCAGTGCAGAAGAAGTCAACCAGATCATCACGGATGCCGCTGCCGGCCCGCTGGGTAAAGTGTTGCAGGTGAACACCCTGCCGCTGGTATCCATTGATTTTAATCACAACCCGGCGTCATCCATATTTGACGCCACCCAGACCCGGGTAAACGGCCGTCTGGTGAAGGTAATGGCCTGGTACGATAATGAATGGGGATTCTCAAACCGTATGCTGGACAATACTTTAGTATGGAATCTGTGA
- the pyk gene encoding pyruvate kinase, which translates to MQRRTKIVATLGPATSSPENIAAMITAGVNVVRMNFSHGCAEDHIERTRLVREQAAKQGRFVAILGDLQGPKIRISRFANDKATLTVGQSFILDGALDGNAGDSTRVGIDYKELVTDSQPGDILLLDDGRLVFEVTSVVGQEIHCTVQVGGVISNNKGINRKGGGLSAAALTEKDKRDILLAAKLDVDFLAVSFPRDAEDMQTARKLMEAAGCNANLIAKIERAEAIEDGVLDGIIHASDGVMVARGDLGVEIGDAELIGVQKHIIERARTGNKVVITATQMMESMISSPLPTRAEVFDVANAVLDGTDAVMLSGETAMGDFPIQTVEAMARVIVGAEQHPSSNVSKHRMHESFTYIDESVALSAMYVANHLEGVKAIICMTETGATPLIMSRIRSQQPIYAYSRLTKTQHRVAMYRGVKTIPFDVSAVPNEETNQRAVDELVQREVVEEGDLVIITKGDYVNAQGGTNTMKIVRVGAKIQ; encoded by the coding sequence ATGCAACGCAGAACGAAAATCGTCGCCACCTTAGGTCCCGCCACAAGCTCTCCCGAAAATATCGCCGCCATGATTACCGCCGGCGTCAACGTTGTCCGTATGAACTTCTCCCACGGCTGCGCTGAAGACCATATTGAACGTACCCGTCTGGTCCGTGAACAGGCGGCTAAACAGGGCCGTTTCGTCGCCATTCTCGGCGACCTGCAGGGCCCTAAGATCCGAATTTCCCGTTTTGCAAATGACAAAGCAACCCTGACCGTTGGCCAGAGCTTTATTCTGGACGGCGCGCTGGACGGCAATGCCGGTGACAGCACCCGTGTCGGTATCGACTACAAAGAACTGGTTACCGACAGCCAGCCGGGCGATATCCTGCTGCTGGACGACGGCCGCCTGGTCTTCGAGGTGACCTCCGTGGTCGGTCAGGAAATCCACTGTACCGTTCAGGTTGGCGGTGTGATCTCTAACAACAAGGGCATCAACCGCAAAGGCGGTGGCCTGTCAGCCGCCGCCCTGACCGAAAAAGATAAGCGGGATATCCTGCTGGCTGCCAAGCTGGACGTAGACTTTCTGGCGGTCTCATTCCCCCGCGATGCAGAAGATATGCAAACCGCCCGCAAGCTGATGGAAGCGGCCGGCTGTAACGCCAATCTGATTGCCAAGATTGAACGTGCTGAAGCCATTGAAGACGGTGTACTGGATGGCATCATCCACGCATCTGACGGTGTAATGGTTGCCCGTGGCGACCTGGGTGTGGAAATCGGTGATGCTGAACTGATCGGCGTCCAGAAACACATCATCGAGCGTGCCCGTACCGGCAACAAGGTTGTTATCACGGCTACTCAGATGATGGAATCCATGATCAGCTCCCCGCTGCCAACCCGTGCGGAAGTATTCGACGTAGCGAACGCCGTACTGGACGGTACCGACGCGGTCATGCTGTCCGGTGAAACCGCCATGGGTGACTTCCCTATTCAGACCGTTGAAGCCATGGCCCGGGTCATTGTCGGCGCGGAACAGCACCCAAGCAGCAACGTATCCAAGCACCGGATGCACGAGTCCTTCACCTATATTGATGAGTCTGTTGCCCTGTCAGCCATGTATGTGGCCAACCACCTGGAAGGGGTTAAAGCCATCATCTGTATGACAGAAACCGGCGCGACACCGCTGATCATGTCGCGGATTCGCTCCCAGCAGCCAATCTACGCTTACTCACGGCTGACCAAAACCCAGCACCGGGTTGCCATGTACCGGGGGGTTAAAACCATTCCGTTCGACGTGAGCGCAGTACCGAATGAAGAAACCAACCAGCGTGCCGTTGATGAACTGGTCCAGCGTGAAGTGGTTGAAGAAGGCGATCTGGTTATCATCACCAAGGGCGATTACGTCAACGCTCAGGGCGGTACTAACACCATGAAGATCGTCCGTGTCGGCGCGAAGATTCAGTAA
- a CDS encoding type II toxin-antitoxin system TacA family antitoxin, whose product MTVVAPKDARLVARVPQEVQEFVKNAADLSGATLSQFIVEAVTAKARSVYESEQNIRLSMQGAEAVFAALDNPPPVNSKLSDAAKAFNKENGFRYAGDSSAE is encoded by the coding sequence ATGACCGTTGTAGCACCAAAGGACGCAAGATTAGTCGCACGTGTGCCGCAGGAGGTTCAGGAATTCGTCAAGAACGCTGCAGATCTGTCTGGTGCAACACTGTCTCAATTTATTGTAGAAGCTGTCACTGCCAAAGCCCGGTCAGTATATGAAAGTGAGCAAAACATTCGGCTCTCAATGCAGGGAGCAGAAGCTGTCTTTGCCGCTCTGGACAATCCGCCACCAGTCAATAGCAAGCTTTCAGACGCTGCCAAAGCATTTAATAAGGAAAATGGATTTCGATATGCTGGGGACAGTTCAGCTGAATAA
- the ilvA gene encoding threonine ammonia-lyase IlvA gives MTATTYTDTPATRSTAADNVYYPQQEDIVAAARRLETVVSYTPLLRSQNLSDQYGANIFLKREDQQVVRSYKIRGAYNKILSLSTEQQSQGIVCASAGNHAQGVAYACALLGLKGTVFMPVPTPSQKVQQVRKYGKEYVDIRLAGDTFDDAYHQALAFCEKQQASFVHPFDDPEVIEGQASVGVEILQQLELAGDHADMMIMPVGGGGLASGLSAYFKTQSPDTQLIGVEPEGAASMSTSFIAGSNQTLPDIDTFVDGAAVQRVGENTFRICRQNLQDILTVPEGKVCATMLQLYNQEAIVVEPAGALSIAALDSLKDEIRGKTVVCLISGGNNDIHRTEEIRERALLHEGLKHYFIVNFPQRAGALQEFLAQVLGPDDDITHFEYSKKSNSSKGPALIGIELSHKDNFQGLLLRMNEQQVRYEYLNDKPDLFRFLV, from the coding sequence ATGACGGCAACCACTTACACAGACACCCCGGCCACCCGCAGCACAGCCGCAGATAACGTCTATTACCCGCAGCAGGAAGATATCGTGGCGGCTGCCCGACGGCTGGAAACGGTCGTCAGCTATACCCCGCTGCTGCGCAGCCAGAACCTGAGCGATCAGTACGGCGCCAACATCTTCCTGAAACGGGAAGATCAGCAAGTCGTTCGCTCATATAAAATTCGCGGGGCGTACAACAAAATCCTCTCCCTCAGCACAGAACAGCAAAGTCAGGGCATCGTCTGTGCCAGTGCCGGCAATCACGCCCAGGGGGTTGCCTACGCCTGCGCCCTGCTCGGCCTGAAAGGCACCGTCTTTATGCCGGTGCCAACCCCCAGCCAGAAAGTGCAGCAGGTCCGTAAGTACGGCAAGGAGTATGTGGATATCCGTCTCGCCGGGGACACCTTCGACGACGCCTACCATCAGGCACTGGCATTCTGTGAAAAACAGCAAGCCTCGTTTGTGCATCCGTTCGATGACCCGGAGGTCATCGAAGGTCAGGCATCCGTCGGCGTGGAGATACTGCAGCAACTGGAACTGGCCGGAGATCATGCCGATATGATGATCATGCCGGTGGGCGGCGGCGGACTGGCATCCGGGCTTTCCGCATATTTTAAAACCCAGTCACCGGATACTCAGTTAATCGGCGTGGAACCGGAAGGTGCCGCTTCAATGAGCACCTCATTCATCGCGGGTAGTAACCAGACCCTGCCAGATATCGATACCTTCGTGGATGGCGCAGCGGTACAGCGGGTCGGTGAAAACACCTTCAGAATCTGTCGTCAAAACCTGCAGGACATACTCACAGTGCCTGAAGGAAAAGTCTGTGCCACCATGCTGCAGCTGTACAACCAGGAAGCCATTGTGGTGGAGCCGGCCGGTGCACTATCCATCGCCGCACTGGACAGCCTGAAGGATGAGATTCGCGGTAAAACCGTGGTCTGTCTGATCAGCGGCGGCAATAACGACATCCACCGCACCGAAGAAATCCGTGAACGGGCGTTACTCCATGAAGGGCTGAAGCACTATTTCATCGTTAACTTCCCCCAGCGGGCCGGTGCTCTGCAAGAATTCCTGGCACAGGTGCTCGGCCCTGACGATGACATCACCCACTTTGAATATTCAAAGAAAAGTAACAGCAGCAAAGGCCCGGCTCTGATCGGCATTGAACTGAGCCATAAAGACAACTTCCAGGGCCTGTTGCTACGGATGAATGAACAGCAGGTCCGTTATGAATACCTGAATGACAAACCGGATCTGTTCCGTTTTCTGGTCTGA
- a CDS encoding zinc metallopeptidase, with product MLFILLGLILVVLAFGPQYWVRHIIRKHHTPLENMPGTGAELAAHLIERFKLEGVRVQETGPDQNYYSPAEKIVGLAPDVFHGRSLSSVAIATHEVGHAIQYNRQEAVSKLRSKYTVPAKMVQGIGIFILSSTPFIGLLAKAPAVMALTVVAGIATMLASVVFHAMVLPEEYDASFGKALPILEEGYVPEEHLPAVREVLKAAAYTYVAGALADILSIWRWLLILR from the coding sequence ATGCTTTTTATCCTGCTCGGCCTGATCCTCGTGGTACTGGCCTTTGGCCCCCAGTACTGGGTCAGACACATTATCCGTAAACACCACACACCGCTGGAGAACATGCCCGGCACCGGTGCGGAGCTCGCTGCGCACCTGATCGAACGCTTTAAGCTGGAAGGGGTAAGGGTGCAGGAAACCGGGCCGGATCAGAACTACTATTCGCCGGCGGAAAAAATCGTCGGCCTTGCGCCGGACGTATTCCATGGCCGGTCTCTCTCCTCAGTGGCCATTGCCACCCATGAGGTAGGCCATGCGATTCAGTACAACCGTCAGGAAGCCGTCAGCAAGCTGCGCAGTAAGTATACGGTGCCGGCCAAAATGGTACAGGGCATTGGCATTTTCATTCTGTCCAGTACGCCGTTTATCGGCCTGCTCGCCAAGGCGCCTGCCGTGATGGCGCTCACCGTTGTTGCCGGCATCGCTACTATGCTTGCTTCGGTTGTCTTTCATGCCATGGTACTGCCGGAAGAATACGACGCCAGCTTCGGTAAGGCTCTGCCCATTCTGGAAGAAGGTTATGTGCCTGAGGAACATTTACCGGCGGTAAGGGAAGTGCTTAAAGCAGCGGCTTACACATACGTCGCCGGTGCACTGGCGGATATCCTCAGTATCTGGCGCTGGCTGCTGATCCTGCGCTGA
- a CDS encoding YciI family protein: MAQYMITYLGGKQPATPEEGKQHFARYMQWLAALGTAVVSPANPLKGTCVMHPGGDVTEGGDTGMSGFTLIEADSMDAARAMAQDCPFLEIGGSLEISELIKMPKPSH, from the coding sequence ATGGCGCAATACATGATCACCTACCTGGGGGGCAAACAGCCCGCCACACCGGAAGAAGGTAAGCAGCACTTTGCCAGATACATGCAATGGCTGGCAGCACTGGGCACCGCGGTGGTCAGCCCCGCCAATCCGCTGAAAGGTACCTGTGTAATGCACCCCGGTGGTGACGTAACAGAAGGTGGTGATACCGGCATGTCCGGCTTTACCCTGATCGAAGCAGACTCCATGGACGCGGCAAGAGCCATGGCACAGGACTGCCCGTTTCTGGAAATTGGCGGCTCGCTGGAAATATCAGAACTGATTAAAATGCCCAAACCCAGCCATTAA
- a CDS encoding MOSC domain-containing protein has product MKAQKFLFGRFVKDLPPGELSWIGLRPGRKQEMTEVPEVQALETLGLEGDHRCEKTPGSGRQVTIISEEYIQMIRHFTGLETLPPGVLRRNLVVKNINLTALRHQQFTIGDALFEATALCHPCSRMETALGKGGVAAMLGHGGLCAKILRSGTIRIGDAVIAQPPEE; this is encoded by the coding sequence GTGAAAGCACAAAAATTTCTCTTCGGACGTTTTGTTAAAGACTTACCACCGGGTGAACTAAGCTGGATCGGCCTGCGGCCGGGCCGTAAGCAGGAGATGACCGAAGTGCCGGAAGTACAGGCGCTGGAAACTCTGGGGCTGGAAGGGGATCACCGTTGTGAGAAAACCCCCGGATCAGGCCGTCAGGTGACGATTATTTCTGAAGAATATATCCAGATGATCCGTCACTTTACAGGTTTGGAGACCCTACCGCCCGGTGTTTTGCGGCGAAATCTGGTGGTGAAGAACATTAACCTGACTGCTTTGCGCCATCAGCAGTTCACCATCGGTGATGCGCTATTTGAAGCGACGGCGCTGTGTCATCCCTGTTCCAGAATGGAAACCGCGCTGGGGAAGGGCGGGGTGGCCGCCATGCTGGGGCACGGCGGGCTGTGTGCAAAGATCCTGCGTTCCGGCACCATCCGTATTGGCGATGCGGTTATCGCCCAACCTCCTGAAGAATAA
- a CDS encoding AmpG family muropeptide MFS transporter: MATSETDAAEHSQPVKENWWDSVLNRRTLICIFTGFSSGMPLYVLFQMLPAYLRAEGIGLKEIGLFALVTFPYTWKFLWAPLMDRYVPPFLGRRRGWMLVMQIALLISIASLGSFDPQFSIMTIAYLATAVALFSASQDIVLDAYRRELLPDKELGWGNSVHVQAYRISGLVPGALGLILADMLPWSTVFVIVAAFMLLGVLMTLVVKEPVSEPAAPKTLKEAIIEPFREFIGRLGWTGALQILSFMFLYKLGDNMATALSTPFYIDLGFTLTDIGVIAKASALWASIVGGILGGLWMIKLGINRALWIFGVVQVVTILGFAVLAQMGPDKLALAVVISFEYLGVGLGTAAFTAFIARSTSVAFAATQFALFTALAALPRTFVNALTGYIVDAVGWEHFFWLCALLALPGMLLLFRVAPWNGGEQASAK; the protein is encoded by the coding sequence GTGGCAACATCAGAAACAGACGCTGCGGAACATAGTCAGCCGGTTAAAGAAAACTGGTGGGATTCGGTACTTAACCGCCGTACCCTGATCTGTATTTTTACCGGCTTTTCGTCCGGTATGCCCTTGTATGTATTGTTTCAGATGCTGCCGGCTTATTTGCGGGCAGAGGGCATCGGCCTGAAAGAAATCGGCCTGTTCGCTCTGGTCACCTTTCCCTATACCTGGAAGTTTCTCTGGGCACCGCTGATGGACCGCTATGTGCCGCCGTTTCTGGGCCGGCGCAGGGGCTGGATGCTGGTGATGCAGATCGCCCTGCTGATCTCCATTGCTTCGCTGGGCAGCTTTGATCCGCAGTTCTCTATTATGACCATTGCCTATCTGGCGACGGCGGTGGCACTGTTCAGTGCCAGCCAGGATATCGTGCTGGATGCCTATCGGCGGGAGTTACTGCCCGATAAAGAACTGGGCTGGGGTAACTCGGTGCATGTACAGGCCTACCGGATTTCCGGACTGGTGCCGGGAGCTCTGGGGCTGATTCTGGCCGACATGCTGCCCTGGTCGACGGTGTTTGTGATTGTGGCAGCCTTTATGCTGCTGGGTGTGTTGATGACCCTGGTTGTGAAAGAGCCGGTCAGCGAGCCTGCCGCCCCCAAGACCCTTAAAGAAGCCATCATTGAACCGTTCCGCGAGTTTATCGGTCGGCTGGGCTGGACGGGGGCGCTGCAGATTCTCAGCTTTATGTTCCTCTATAAGCTGGGGGACAACATGGCGACAGCCCTGTCGACGCCGTTCTACATCGACCTCGGGTTTACCCTGACAGATATCGGCGTCATCGCCAAAGCCTCGGCTTTGTGGGCATCGATTGTCGGCGGTATTCTCGGCGGCTTATGGATGATTAAACTGGGCATTAACCGGGCGTTGTGGATCTTCGGTGTGGTGCAGGTGGTGACCATTCTTGGCTTTGCCGTACTGGCACAGATGGGGCCGGATAAACTGGCGCTGGCGGTTGTCATCAGCTTCGAATACTTAGGCGTGGGGCTGGGGACAGCGGCATTTACTGCCTTTATTGCCCGTTCCACCAGTGTGGCGTTTGCCGCCACCCAGTTCGCACTGTTTACCGCGCTGGCTGCGCTACCGCGGACCTTTGTAAATGCTCTGACCGGCTACATTGTTGATGCAGTGGGCTGGGAACATTTCTTCTGGCTGTGTGCCTTGCTGGCGCTGCCCGGTATGTTACTGCTGTTCCGTGTGGCACCGTGGAATGGCGGGGAACAGGCCTCTGCCAAATAA
- a CDS encoding YajQ family cyclic di-GMP-binding protein, producing MPSFDIVSELDMHEVNNAVDQANREVTTRFDFKGVNAKFELADEVITMHADVDFQLQQMIQILRDKLVKRGIDVKSLEEKDVEVANMKARQQVLLKQGLDQPLCKKIIKQIKDAKLKVQTQVQGEQIRVTGKKRDDLQTVIAFLREADLELPLQFNNFRD from the coding sequence ATGCCTTCATTTGATATCGTTTCTGAACTGGACATGCACGAAGTTAATAACGCGGTTGACCAGGCAAACCGTGAAGTGACCACCCGCTTTGATTTTAAAGGGGTAAATGCGAAATTTGAACTGGCGGACGAAGTGATCACCATGCACGCTGATGTGGATTTCCAGCTGCAGCAAATGATCCAGATTCTGCGTGATAAGCTGGTTAAGCGTGGCATTGATGTGAAGAGCCTGGAAGAAAAAGACGTTGAAGTGGCCAACATGAAAGCCCGTCAGCAGGTATTACTGAAGCAGGGGCTGGATCAGCCACTGTGTAAGAAAATCATCAAACAGATTAAAGACGCCAAACTTAAGGTTCAGACTCAGGTACAGGGCGAACAGATCCGTGTTACCGGTAAAAAGCGTGATGATCTGCAAACGGTGATTGCCTTCCTGCGTGAGGCGGATCTGGAACTGCCGCTGCAGTTTAATAACTTCCGCGACTAA
- a CDS encoding ketopantoate reductase family protein: MHWHILGAGAIGLLWAAKFQRAGVNTTLLLRNPAKLAVYSGAFSIMEGQQVSQIPVPAEALHNPQGKPISHLLITTKSYDALAAFNSVRDRLTDNARVLLLHNGMGPQQTIAAQNPQLQVWAGSTTDGAYLNSAFELIRAGHGQTRIGHLKAPDDQSLSQQLTSCEPALSHSDNIHATLWQKLAINCAINPLTAIYRCRNGELASHAEYRAHMQVICHEAEQVAAALNIPLFDQPLIDQACLVAEQTADNYSSMYQDVMHGRRSEIDTITGYLCQQAEQLDIEVAENQRLLTQIINLQA; the protein is encoded by the coding sequence ATGCATTGGCATATCCTCGGAGCCGGCGCCATTGGCCTGCTCTGGGCAGCAAAATTTCAGCGGGCCGGAGTTAACACCACCCTGCTGTTACGCAACCCCGCTAAACTGGCCGTTTACAGCGGTGCTTTCTCAATCATGGAAGGCCAGCAGGTCAGCCAGATTCCGGTCCCTGCCGAGGCACTGCATAACCCGCAAGGGAAACCCATAAGCCATTTGCTGATCACCACCAAAAGCTATGATGCGCTGGCGGCGTTTAACAGTGTGCGGGACCGTCTTACAGACAACGCCCGGGTATTACTGTTGCATAACGGCATGGGGCCACAACAGACGATTGCAGCACAGAATCCTCAATTACAGGTCTGGGCCGGCAGCACTACCGACGGCGCATACCTGAACAGCGCTTTTGAACTGATCCGTGCCGGCCATGGCCAGACCCGTATCGGTCACCTGAAGGCCCCCGACGATCAGTCACTGAGCCAGCAGCTGACCAGTTGTGAACCGGCCCTGAGCCACAGTGATAATATCCACGCCACCCTGTGGCAAAAACTGGCCATTAACTGCGCCATCAATCCCCTGACAGCCATCTACCGTTGCCGTAACGGTGAGTTAGCCAGCCACGCCGAATACCGGGCGCATATGCAGGTTATCTGCCATGAGGCAGAGCAGGTGGCCGCCGCCCTTAACATCCCCCTGTTTGATCAGCCTCTGATCGATCAGGCCTGCCTGGTCGCCGAACAGACCGCCGACAACTATTCATCCATGTATCAGGATGTGATGCACGGACGGCGCAGCGAAATCGATACTATTACCGGCTACCTCTGCCAGCAGGCGGAACAGCTGGACATAGAAGTGGCTGAAAATCAGCGCCTCCTCACACAGATCATCAACCTGCAGGCATGA